CGGAATCTCTTTGGCACGTGGATGTTCGTGAATTAAGGCGGCTTGGAGCGATTGAACTTTCACAGTTGCTAGAGGAAGTCCCTCCAATGCAGCGCATCCGAGTCAATCGTTGGCTCAATCGCTATTCCGTCGCAACGCGCTTGATTTGCCCTCAAAACTACAAAACCAATCAGCTTCAAGACACGCCCAACGCATGACCATCCGGATCCATTGTTGAGATCTCACTGCTTCAAAAAAGCAGAAACTGAGGGAACTGATAACCAGTCCTTAATGCATCCTTTAATTGGTAATGAAGATCAGCATTTAAAACAAGCGGGCAGTGATTGCACAGCATGCGTCGCCCTTTCCCGATTCGCTCATCCATCGCTCTTATGGGCGTGGCTGCAGGCCTCAGCCTTGCAGCGTGTACGAGCACAGAAAACAGCAAAAGCAACATTGAAGGGAGTCTATCGGCAGCAGGAGCTTCCTTTCCAGCAGCGATTTATCAGCGTTGGTTTTCGGACTTAGCGCCGCAGGGAATCCAAGTCAATTATCAATCCGTAGGTTCTGGGGCAGGTGTACGCCAATTCACTGCCGGCACAGTGGACTTCGGGGCTTCTGACAAGCCAATGAAACCCGAAGCCATTGCAAAAGTGAGTCGTGGTGTCGTGCAGATCCCAATGACAGCTGGTGCTATCGCCGTTGCATACAACAATGCAGGCTGTGAGCTAAAGCTGTCACAAGATCAATTAGCCGGCATCTTCTTAGGCTCGATCAAAAACTACAGTGAACTCGGATGCGATTCAAAAGCGATCAAAATTGTGCATCGCTCGGATGGATCCGGAACCAACTACAACTTCACCAAACACCTTTCAGCAATTAGTCCTGAATGGAAAGACAATGTAGGCGCTGACAAATCTGTCCAATGGCCTTCGGGAATTGGAGCCAAAGGAAATGAAGGTGTGTCTGCTCAACTTCAACAAATCGATGGTGGCATTGGCTACGTCGAGCTGGCCTATGTGAAAGGGGATCTCCAAGCAGCGGCTGTGCAAAATGGCTCAGGCGAAAAAGTTGTCCCCACGAACAAAACGGCCAGTGAAGCGCTGGGATCCATCGATCTCGGTCCAGATCTGATCGGTGGCAATCCAAACCCTATGGGTGGATATCCAATCGTGACGTTCACTTGGGTGCTGGCCTATGCCAACGAAAATGCTGAAAAGTTACCTCTTCTTCAGAAGACCTTTAACTACATGCTCTCGGACGAGGCCCAGTCCAAAGCTCCTGAACTTGGCTATGTTTCACTTCCTCCAGAAGTCATTAGTAAAGCCAAAGAAGCAGTTGCAACCATCAAGGAATAATCCTTAGTTGAGCGACTTGTCAGGATAAAATAAGAGGGGGGAGAGTCGTTCTCCCCCTTTTTTTATTCAATGTGAAGTAGGAAATAATGACGACCCACACAAAGTGCATCATGAGCAGCAACAATGCCACAAGACATCCAATGGCAAGCAAATCAAAAGCAGCCACAATAGAAACTAAAGTGGCTGCATGGATTGTCTAGACGGATAAGGCAATTTACAACTGCTCAAAAATGCCAATCCCACAAGAAGGCAAGACATCCACAAGCAAGCCTGCATACCTCCGACAAGAAAAATAGCTCCTGACAGCAAAGTACCCGTTAAACGTCCAGCGGCATTCGCCATGTAATAGAAGCCAACGTTGAGGCTTACGTTTTCGGAATCGGTATAAGACAGAACCATGTAGGAGTGAATGGAGGAGTTCATTGCAAAAACAACACCAAACGCAGTCAATCCAGCAGTGATAGCAACCGACACATCGACTTCACGCCAAAGAGCAATCGCGATGAGAGCCGGTATCGCCGTTAATAGGGCACTCCAAAACTGCACAGAGGAAACCCCAGGTGGAGTGGTCTTTCCCCAAAGACGACGCAATCCAGGAGCAGAACCCTGAACAATGCCGTAACCGATCACCCAAAGGCCTAAAAAGCCTCCAATTTCCCAGAAGCTCCAGCCCAAAGAGGCCTCTAGAAAAACGGGCAAAGCCACCACAAACCAGACATCTCTGGCACCAAACAAGAAAAAACGAGCCAATGACAAGACATTGATTCCTTGGGATTTGGAGAAGAGGGACGACAAAGAAGGCTCATCCTTCATCTGTCCAAAATCCCCTGGCAAAGCCAAGGTTGGCAGGAATGCCAATGCCAAACCTGCTGCCAACAAACCAACGGCAAAATTGAAACCAAAAGAGGTTAAAAGCAAACCACCAAGAAAAAAACCAACCCCCTTGAGAGCATTTTTGGATCCAGTAAGAATGGCAACCCATTTAAAAAGTTGTAGATCCCCGGTCTGAACATCATCATGAACGGGAACCACAACCTTAATAGCACTTTTAGCACTCATTTTGTTGAGATCCTTCGCGATACCGCTAACCGCCTGAGCGACCATCACATAGGTCACACTCAACAACTTTGGCCAGCTGGCAGCAACAGGGATCAACATCAACAACGCAAAGATCTGCAGCAACGTGCCAACCCACAACGTGAAACGCAGTCCAGACCGAGCACCAATCAAACCACCATAAAGATTCGTTAGGATCCCAAAAAACTCATAAAAGAGAAACAGAAAGGCAATTTCAAGTGTGGAATATCTAAGCTCGTGAAAATGAAACAGAACCAACATACGCAACGCTCCATCAGTGAGCGTAAACGCCCAATAATTAGCAGTCACGATGCTAT
This portion of the Synechococcus sp. ROS8604 genome encodes:
- the pstS gene encoding phosphate ABC transporter substrate-binding protein PstS, which encodes MRRPFPIRSSIALMGVAAGLSLAACTSTENSKSNIEGSLSAAGASFPAAIYQRWFSDLAPQGIQVNYQSVGSGAGVRQFTAGTVDFGASDKPMKPEAIAKVSRGVVQIPMTAGAIAVAYNNAGCELKLSQDQLAGIFLGSIKNYSELGCDSKAIKIVHRSDGSGTNYNFTKHLSAISPEWKDNVGADKSVQWPSGIGAKGNEGVSAQLQQIDGGIGYVELAYVKGDLQAAAVQNGSGEKVVPTNKTASEALGSIDLGPDLIGGNPNPMGGYPIVTFTWVLAYANENAEKLPLLQKTFNYMLSDEAQSKAPELGYVSLPPEVISKAKEAVATIKE
- the arsJ gene encoding organoarsenical effux MFS transporter ArsJ, giving the protein MRLSSLQQYSIVTANYWAFTLTDGALRMLVLFHFHELRYSTLEIAFLFLFYEFFGILTNLYGGLIGARSGLRFTLWVGTLLQIFALLMLIPVAASWPKLLSVTYVMVAQAVSGIAKDLNKMSAKSAIKVVVPVHDDVQTGDLQLFKWVAILTGSKNALKGVGFFLGGLLLTSFGFNFAVGLLAAGLALAFLPTLALPGDFGQMKDEPSLSSLFSKSQGINVLSLARFFLFGARDVWFVVALPVFLEASLGWSFWEIGGFLGLWVIGYGIVQGSAPGLRRLWGKTTPPGVSSVQFWSALLTAIPALIAIALWREVDVSVAITAGLTAFGVVFAMNSSIHSYMVLSYTDSENVSLNVGFYYMANAAGRLTGTLLSGAIFLVGGMQACLWMSCLLVGLAFLSSCKLPYPSRQSMQPL